In Corylus avellana chromosome ca2, CavTom2PMs-1.0, the following proteins share a genomic window:
- the LOC132170495 gene encoding small ribosomal subunit protein mS86 (rPPR1)-like, producing MSLVSRLRHSLTHHLHRRQLSTASSILSPNSTTPLTSKQKTRAALALLKSEQNPHTILDICRAAALTPDIHLDRIAFSVAVSQLSYSKHFDSIRKLLESELQTRPDLQTERFVAHSIVLYGQAGMVNQAFEAFKQMGDLGISRSVKSFNALLFACLLAKDYKELHRVFVEFPKVYGLEPDLDSYNTVIKGFSESGSTSSGYSVVAEMERKSVKPNATSFGHLLAGFYREERFEDVGKVMTLMKKHDVDMGIGTYNIRIQGLCKLKKSSEAMALLDGMLSRGMKPNSVTYTHLIHGFCKEGNLEQAKKLFKTMKSRGCQPEYDCYSTLVYFLCKGGDVEAALSIAKESMEKGWFPNFGTMKRLVEGLVEIKKVEEARELIKQIKEKVTKNVHMWDEIEAGLPQ from the coding sequence ATGTCCCTCGTCTCTCGCCTCCGCCACTCCCTCACCCACCACCTCCACCGCCGCCAGCTCTCCACGGCATCCTCAATCCTCTCCCCAAACTCCACCACTCCTCTCACCTCCAAACAGAAGACACGAGCCGCGCTCGCCCTTCTCAAGTCCGAGCAGAACCCCCACACCATCCTCGACATTTGCCGTGCCGCGGCCCTCACCCCCGATATCCACCTCGACCGCATCGCTTTCTCCGTTGCCGTCTCCCAGCTCTCCTACTCCAAACACTTCGACTCGATCCGGAAGTTACTAGAGTCGGAGCTCCAGACCCGACCTGACCTCCAAACGGAGCGTTTCGTTGCCCACTCCATCGTCCTGTACGGTCAGGCTGGTATGGTCAACCAGGCCTTTGAGGCTTTTAAGCAAATGGGTGATCTGGGTATTAGTCGCTCGGTGAAATCGTTCAATGCGTTGCTTTTTGCTTGCCTGCTGGCGAAGGATTACAAGGAGCTGCACCGGGTTTTCGTTGAGTTTCCCAAAGTCTATGGGCTTGAGCCGGATTTGGACTCGTATAACACGGTAATCAAGGGGTTTTCGGAATCTGGGTCGACGAGTTCTGGGTATTCTGTGGTGGCCGAGATGGAGAGGAAGTCCGTGAAGCCGAATGCGACGAGTTTTGGGCATTTGCTTGCTGGGTTTTATAGGGAAGAAAGGTTTGAGGACGTTGGGAAAGTAATGACGTTGATGAAGAAGCATGATGTGGACATGGGGATTGGTACGTACAACATTAGGATTCAGGGTCTGTGTAAGCTGAAGAAGTCGTCGGAGGCCATGGCATTGCTTGATGGAATGTTGTCGAGAGGGATGAAGCCGAATTCGGTCACGTATACACATTTGATTCATGGGTTTTGTAAAGAAGGCAATTTGGAGCAAGCCAAGAAGCTCTTCAAGACCATGAAAAGTAGGGGTTGCCAACCGGAATATGATTGCTATTCTACTTTGGTTTACTTCCTATGCAAAGGTGGGGATGTCGAGGCCGCCTTGTCAATCGCTAAGGAGAGTATGGAGAAAGGTTGGTTTCCCAATTTCGGGACTATGAAGAGGCTTGTGGAGGGGCTTGTGGAAATTAAAAAGGTTGAAGAGGCACGCGAGCTTATTAAGCAGATCAAGGAGAAAGTTACTAAGAATGTTCACATGTGGGATGAAATTGAAGCTGGGTTGCCTCAATGA